A part of Drosophila ananassae strain 14024-0371.13 chromosome 2R, ASM1763931v2, whole genome shotgun sequence genomic DNA contains:
- the LOC6493836 gene encoding protein phosphatase Slingshot isoform X1 → MITALMNWHMGMVLPGLYVGNYRDSKDHAQLERFKISHIIAIHDSPRRLLPDKHYLCVMASDTPDQNLSQYFSVCNDFIHAARLREGNVLIHCLAGMSRSVTVAVAYIMTATHLNWKEALKVVRAGRSVANPNTGFQNQLQEFEQFKLTEERRRLRERFPSSALEQLDRMKVVTALDNYQELLQNKDICEGNCSRGEKCPTGVCNMDPSKGLFRRRPSSASTHSRLRAQSSSTNASSSSLTVGGAAAQSCPTSPKHSPLPLPRRSVGNERIPEDETAVEPGPTTSSEAAEYAAAAEDARREQEQRQQQLGKGQRSPRPGGSASATPRVSSAGSRRESKTKEGNGSAQLQRSASTVSGFGVRPWSSPAGLHAYTGSVPSSVHGSRVDLRDADKGSAIYLGCSAPRASTLSISSSRGSSGGSAPPSPCHTPPSSPRHGIKRSTSMAKKPR, encoded by the exons ATGATTACTGCATTAATGAACTGGCATATGGGAATG GTCTTGCCTGGTCTTTACGTAGGCAACTACCGCGACTCCAAAGACCACGCGCAGCTGGAAAGGTTCAAGATCTCGCACATCATCGCCATACATGACAGTCCGCGCCGTCTGCTCCCG GATAAGCACTACCTCTGCGTGATGGCCTCGGACACGCCAGACCAGAACCTCTCCCAGTACTTTTCCGTCTGCAACGACTTCATCCATGCCGCCCGTTTGCGGGAGGGCAACGTGCTGATCCACTGCCTGGCGGGGATGTCGCGCTCGGTGACTGTCGCCGTCGCCTACATCATGACGGCCACGCACCTCAACTGGAAGGAGGCGCTTAAGGTGGTTCGTGCCGGTCGCTCTGTGGCCAATCCAAACACGGGTTTCCAGAACCAGCTTCAGGAGTTCGAGCAGTTCAAGCTCACCGAGGAGCGGCGACGCCTGCGGGAGCGCTTCCCGTCGTCCGCCCTGGAGCAGCTGGACCGAATGAAAGTGGTGACGGCGCTGGACAACTACCAGGAGCTGCTGCAAAACAAAGACATTTGTGAAGGGAACTGCTCCCGCGGCGAAAAGTGTCCTACAG GCGTTTGTAATATGGACCCCAGCAAGGGTTTGTTCCGACGCCGCCCTTCCAGCGCCTCTACCCACTCGCGGCTCCGAGCCCAGTCCTCCAGCACCaacgcctcctccagttctCTAACTGTGGGCGGTGCTGCTGCCCAGTCCTGCCCTACATCGCCAAAGCACTCGCCGCTGCCCCTGCCCCGACGGTCTGTGGGGAACGAGCGCATCCCCGAGGATGAGACTGCGGTTGAGCCGGGCCCGACCACTTCGAGTGAGGCTGCTGAGtatgccgccgccgccgaggACGCCCGCCGGGAGCAGGAGCAACGCCAGCAGCAGTTAGGCAAGGGCCAGCGCTCACCTCGACCGGGCGGTTCTGCGAGCGCCACACCACGGGTAAGCAGCGCCGGCAGTCGAAGAGAGTCCAAGACCAAGGAAGGCAACGGCTCCGCCCAGCTTCAGAGGAGTGCCAGTACAGTTAGCGGCTTTGGAGTGCGTCCGTGGAGCAGTCCGGCCGGTCTGCACGCTTATACGG GCTCGGTTCCCTCCTCCGTCCACGGGTCACGAGTGGATCTACGGGATGCCGACAAGGGATCGGCCATATACTTGGGCTGCTCGGCGCCGAGGGCGTCTACACTGTCTATATCGTCGTCGAGGGGCTCATCGGGCGGCTCCGCTCCGCCCTCTCCTTGCCACACACCTCCTTCCAGCCCACGACATGGAATAAAGAG ATCCACCAGCATGGCGAAGAAGCCGAGATGA
- the LOC6493836 gene encoding protein phosphatase Slingshot isoform X2: MGNGMNKVLPGLYVGNYRDSKDHAQLERFKISHIIAIHDSPRRLLPDKHYLCVMASDTPDQNLSQYFSVCNDFIHAARLREGNVLIHCLAGMSRSVTVAVAYIMTATHLNWKEALKVVRAGRSVANPNTGFQNQLQEFEQFKLTEERRRLRERFPSSALEQLDRMKVVTALDNYQELLQNKDICEGNCSRGEKCPTGVCNMDPSKGLFRRRPSSASTHSRLRAQSSSTNASSSSLTVGGAAAQSCPTSPKHSPLPLPRRSVGNERIPEDETAVEPGPTTSSEAAEYAAAAEDARREQEQRQQQLGKGQRSPRPGGSASATPRVSSAGSRRESKTKEGNGSAQLQRSASTVSGFGVRPWSSPAGLHAYTGSVPSSVHGSRVDLRDADKGSAIYLGCSAPRASTLSISSSRGSSGGSAPPSPCHTPPSSPRHGIKRSTSMAKKPR; this comes from the exons ATGGGAAATGGCATGAACAAG GTCTTGCCTGGTCTTTACGTAGGCAACTACCGCGACTCCAAAGACCACGCGCAGCTGGAAAGGTTCAAGATCTCGCACATCATCGCCATACATGACAGTCCGCGCCGTCTGCTCCCG GATAAGCACTACCTCTGCGTGATGGCCTCGGACACGCCAGACCAGAACCTCTCCCAGTACTTTTCCGTCTGCAACGACTTCATCCATGCCGCCCGTTTGCGGGAGGGCAACGTGCTGATCCACTGCCTGGCGGGGATGTCGCGCTCGGTGACTGTCGCCGTCGCCTACATCATGACGGCCACGCACCTCAACTGGAAGGAGGCGCTTAAGGTGGTTCGTGCCGGTCGCTCTGTGGCCAATCCAAACACGGGTTTCCAGAACCAGCTTCAGGAGTTCGAGCAGTTCAAGCTCACCGAGGAGCGGCGACGCCTGCGGGAGCGCTTCCCGTCGTCCGCCCTGGAGCAGCTGGACCGAATGAAAGTGGTGACGGCGCTGGACAACTACCAGGAGCTGCTGCAAAACAAAGACATTTGTGAAGGGAACTGCTCCCGCGGCGAAAAGTGTCCTACAG GCGTTTGTAATATGGACCCCAGCAAGGGTTTGTTCCGACGCCGCCCTTCCAGCGCCTCTACCCACTCGCGGCTCCGAGCCCAGTCCTCCAGCACCaacgcctcctccagttctCTAACTGTGGGCGGTGCTGCTGCCCAGTCCTGCCCTACATCGCCAAAGCACTCGCCGCTGCCCCTGCCCCGACGGTCTGTGGGGAACGAGCGCATCCCCGAGGATGAGACTGCGGTTGAGCCGGGCCCGACCACTTCGAGTGAGGCTGCTGAGtatgccgccgccgccgaggACGCCCGCCGGGAGCAGGAGCAACGCCAGCAGCAGTTAGGCAAGGGCCAGCGCTCACCTCGACCGGGCGGTTCTGCGAGCGCCACACCACGGGTAAGCAGCGCCGGCAGTCGAAGAGAGTCCAAGACCAAGGAAGGCAACGGCTCCGCCCAGCTTCAGAGGAGTGCCAGTACAGTTAGCGGCTTTGGAGTGCGTCCGTGGAGCAGTCCGGCCGGTCTGCACGCTTATACGG GCTCGGTTCCCTCCTCCGTCCACGGGTCACGAGTGGATCTACGGGATGCCGACAAGGGATCGGCCATATACTTGGGCTGCTCGGCGCCGAGGGCGTCTACACTGTCTATATCGTCGTCGAGGGGCTCATCGGGCGGCTCCGCTCCGCCCTCTCCTTGCCACACACCTCCTTCCAGCCCACGACATGGAATAAAGAG ATCCACCAGCATGGCGAAGAAGCCGAGATGA
- the LOC6493836 gene encoding dual specificity protein phosphatase 22 isoform X3, with protein sequence MITALMNWHMGMVLPGLYVGNYRDSKDHAQLERFKISHIIAIHDSPRRLLPDKHYLCVMASDTPDQNLSQYFSVCNDFIHAARLREGNVLIHCLAGMSRSVTVAVAYIMTATHLNWKEALKVVRAGRSVANPNTGFQNQLQEFEQFKLTEERRRLRERFPSSALEQLDRMKVVTALDNYQELLQNKDICEGNCSRGEKCPTGASNDLEGIGNENGSDIDIENENEGPLKQNVAYTLSFAMEKWRNGIFGENVDSPPKEDTPDFSLNSVKELVPNVRYFDADGNKGRFVNTLDTDEGDVLFSACTERKRPSRKLKKKVPSRDQ encoded by the exons ATGATTACTGCATTAATGAACTGGCATATGGGAATG GTCTTGCCTGGTCTTTACGTAGGCAACTACCGCGACTCCAAAGACCACGCGCAGCTGGAAAGGTTCAAGATCTCGCACATCATCGCCATACATGACAGTCCGCGCCGTCTGCTCCCG GATAAGCACTACCTCTGCGTGATGGCCTCGGACACGCCAGACCAGAACCTCTCCCAGTACTTTTCCGTCTGCAACGACTTCATCCATGCCGCCCGTTTGCGGGAGGGCAACGTGCTGATCCACTGCCTGGCGGGGATGTCGCGCTCGGTGACTGTCGCCGTCGCCTACATCATGACGGCCACGCACCTCAACTGGAAGGAGGCGCTTAAGGTGGTTCGTGCCGGTCGCTCTGTGGCCAATCCAAACACGGGTTTCCAGAACCAGCTTCAGGAGTTCGAGCAGTTCAAGCTCACCGAGGAGCGGCGACGCCTGCGGGAGCGCTTCCCGTCGTCCGCCCTGGAGCAGCTGGACCGAATGAAAGTGGTGACGGCGCTGGACAACTACCAGGAGCTGCTGCAAAACAAAGACATTTGTGAAGGGAACTGCTCCCGCGGCGAAAAGTGTCCTACAGGTGCGAGCAATGATTTAGAGGGAATAGGGAATGAGAATGGGAGCGATATTGATATTGAGAATGAGAATGAGGGTCCTTTGAAGCAAAATGTAGCTTACACGCTAAGCTTTGCaatggaaaaatggagaaacgGGATCTTTGGGGAGAATGTTGACTCCCCCCCAAAGGAAGACACTCCGGACTTCAGTTTGAACTCCGTCAAAGAATTGGTACCCAACGTGCGGTACTTCGATGCGGACGGGAACAAAGGCCGATTCGTCAACACCCTGGACACGGACGAGGGGGACGTCCTGTTCAGTGCCTGCACAGAGCGCAAACGGCCATCCcggaaactaaaaaaaaaagtcccaAGTCGAGATCAATAA